Proteins co-encoded in one Bremerella sp. TYQ1 genomic window:
- a CDS encoding DUF1553 domain-containing protein — MKFTRILAVASLSAFMLGMASPASIAAAEEPIAAWEFGTEEATPLRSVGGVHRDVPGPRPPSFPDFPENNTAVAFDGSGARFVFSDPGVESDFDFTNGDEITLEAWVNVKELREGENTYVIGKGRTNRSGFAPNNQNWALRIRRLNGKACVSFLFATPPEAGGKDPWHRYTSHEGFVPRSGWHHVAATYRFGDPNSIGTWIDGRKVSGFWDMGGSTTKSPVVDNDEIWIGSSMGGASTTSFRGVLDSIAIHREILTDETLKKRFRRVGEPTVIGPAPETMPKLGLIPASEVQVTFHEDFPAHDRWRMSDEPFPEMAAAWSGEAFLLDSLPTRFDSWGIRTAWKAPVVVRMAGDVMLPKGDHTLLLRARGMARVWVDGQIVARTAPLSGSPDGEEAITPVADPPAPGHRAKWHRCKEVTGLVHLETSGPVRVVVDAIAGGQRFRPEPGELTVAISTDGEETFSVLRPVGLSADPLPLTDAAVEAELDRIAASMEALNDHQRRAAAESQNAFWAKRHQAAKEYVAKHPAPQPPQSGDSARHPVDAFIVARIEEVKSSEAGSSAPQESYFHDKVLPILRSECFRCHDEKDKGGLSLSTRELAIGGGFSGEPAIEPGDPHASAMMTRIRSQDAETRMPPTGDPLSPEQIEILEKWITAGAKWPKKTVSADRTKRASIVDDATFIRRVYLDTVGVVPTETEVKAFLADESANKREKLIDRLLKDPRWADHWVSYWQDLLAENPTMINATLNATGPFRWFLYDSLKDDKPLDRMVTELMLMKGSAPEGGSAGFAQAAQNDSPFAAKGHVVASAFLGVEMQCARCHDSPYHSTTQENLYSLAAMFARKSVTVPKSSTVPAGFFESKERESLIEVTLKPGQPVQPVWPFAELTGAEDNEALAALMQNKSDTREKLATLITAPQNTRFAQVIANRVWRRLIGAGIVELPHDWEGNPPSHPELLEWLGKELVAHNYDVKHLAKVIMTSELYQQEAIGENLHAEPAQRLFNAPERRRMTAEQIVDSFFTATGQKMDVEEMTLDPDGRRPARSRNTFGTPHRSWMFVSLSNERDRPSLTLPRAEMVIEVLSAFGWSAERQAPKTDRETDPNVRQPAVMANSSLTINLTKAAHDSPLADLAVEAKSVDALIDSVFLRFLSRYPTEEERTLFAPRLVEGFDSRLVPADQVKRPAPLERLPQVTWSNHLRSEANTIQKQHAQRVRQGPAADGRLQPEWRTRYEDFVWSVVNLREFVWMP; from the coding sequence ATGAAGTTCACTCGCATCTTAGCTGTTGCTAGTCTCTCGGCGTTCATGCTCGGCATGGCGTCGCCGGCCAGCATTGCCGCGGCGGAAGAGCCTATCGCCGCGTGGGAATTCGGCACCGAAGAGGCAACGCCGCTCCGATCGGTCGGGGGCGTTCATCGCGACGTGCCTGGCCCGCGACCTCCCAGCTTCCCCGACTTTCCTGAGAACAATACCGCCGTGGCGTTCGATGGAAGTGGTGCACGATTCGTCTTTTCCGACCCCGGGGTAGAAAGTGACTTCGACTTCACCAACGGCGACGAGATCACGCTCGAAGCCTGGGTCAACGTGAAGGAACTGCGGGAAGGGGAGAACACCTACGTCATCGGCAAGGGACGAACCAACCGATCTGGCTTCGCACCGAACAACCAAAACTGGGCCCTGCGAATCCGCCGCTTGAACGGCAAAGCATGTGTCAGCTTCTTGTTCGCCACGCCTCCCGAAGCTGGCGGCAAAGATCCTTGGCATCGTTACACCAGCCACGAAGGGTTCGTCCCTCGCAGCGGCTGGCATCATGTCGCGGCGACCTATCGGTTCGGCGATCCGAACAGCATCGGCACATGGATCGATGGCCGCAAAGTCTCTGGTTTTTGGGACATGGGGGGCAGCACAACCAAGTCTCCAGTGGTGGATAACGACGAAATCTGGATCGGTTCGTCGATGGGCGGGGCGTCGACGACCAGCTTTCGCGGGGTGCTCGATTCCATTGCCATCCATCGCGAAATCCTTACCGATGAAACCCTCAAGAAACGTTTCCGCCGTGTCGGCGAGCCGACCGTGATTGGGCCTGCCCCAGAAACGATGCCGAAGCTGGGACTCATTCCCGCAAGCGAAGTGCAAGTCACGTTTCACGAAGACTTCCCCGCCCATGATCGTTGGCGGATGAGCGACGAGCCATTTCCTGAAATGGCCGCCGCGTGGTCTGGCGAAGCGTTCCTTCTCGATAGCCTGCCGACGCGGTTCGATAGCTGGGGCATCCGTACCGCGTGGAAAGCGCCCGTCGTCGTTCGCATGGCCGGCGATGTGATGCTACCCAAGGGAGATCACACGCTGTTGCTGCGTGCTCGCGGGATGGCTCGCGTTTGGGTCGACGGTCAAATCGTTGCCCGAACGGCACCACTTTCAGGTTCTCCCGACGGCGAAGAAGCGATCACCCCTGTCGCCGATCCCCCAGCCCCTGGGCACCGAGCGAAGTGGCATCGCTGCAAAGAAGTTACCGGTCTGGTCCACCTAGAAACGTCTGGCCCCGTGCGTGTGGTTGTGGATGCCATCGCCGGCGGCCAGCGTTTCCGACCGGAGCCTGGCGAACTGACCGTGGCCATCAGTACCGATGGCGAAGAGACCTTTTCGGTGCTGCGACCGGTCGGACTGTCCGCCGATCCGCTTCCCCTGACCGATGCCGCCGTCGAAGCGGAACTCGACCGCATTGCCGCTTCCATGGAAGCATTGAACGATCATCAACGCCGCGCCGCCGCGGAAAGCCAAAACGCCTTCTGGGCCAAACGGCATCAAGCGGCCAAGGAGTATGTCGCGAAGCATCCCGCCCCGCAGCCGCCGCAATCTGGCGATTCGGCCCGGCACCCAGTCGATGCGTTCATCGTCGCACGGATCGAAGAAGTCAAGTCGTCCGAAGCGGGCAGCTCGGCGCCGCAGGAAAGCTATTTCCACGACAAAGTCTTGCCAATCCTGCGGAGCGAATGCTTCCGTTGTCACGACGAAAAAGACAAAGGGGGCCTCTCCCTGAGCACGCGGGAACTTGCCATCGGTGGCGGCTTCTCCGGCGAACCTGCCATCGAGCCTGGCGATCCGCATGCCAGCGCGATGATGACACGCATTCGCAGCCAAGATGCCGAAACCCGCATGCCGCCGACCGGCGATCCTCTTTCTCCTGAGCAGATCGAGATCCTCGAAAAGTGGATCACCGCAGGGGCGAAGTGGCCCAAGAAGACCGTCTCGGCCGATCGAACCAAACGGGCTTCGATCGTTGACGACGCCACATTCATCCGCCGCGTCTACCTCGATACCGTCGGCGTCGTCCCCACCGAAACGGAAGTCAAAGCGTTCCTCGCGGACGAGTCCGCCAACAAGCGTGAAAAGCTGATCGATCGCCTGCTGAAAGATCCTCGCTGGGCCGATCACTGGGTCAGCTATTGGCAAGATCTGCTGGCGGAAAACCCAACGATGATCAACGCCACGCTCAACGCGACAGGGCCATTTCGCTGGTTCCTGTACGACTCGTTGAAAGATGACAAGCCGCTCGATCGCATGGTCACCGAACTGATGTTGATGAAGGGCAGTGCTCCGGAAGGTGGCAGTGCCGGGTTCGCCCAAGCGGCTCAAAACGATTCGCCGTTTGCCGCCAAGGGGCATGTCGTCGCGAGTGCTTTTCTAGGTGTCGAGATGCAGTGTGCTCGCTGCCACGACTCGCCGTATCACTCGACGACGCAAGAGAACCTCTACTCGCTCGCGGCGATGTTCGCGCGGAAATCGGTCACCGTGCCGAAGTCGAGCACCGTACCAGCGGGCTTCTTTGAAAGCAAAGAACGCGAGTCGCTGATCGAAGTCACGTTGAAGCCTGGTCAGCCGGTTCAACCGGTCTGGCCGTTCGCCGAATTGACTGGTGCCGAAGACAACGAAGCCCTCGCCGCGCTGATGCAGAACAAGTCCGACACGCGTGAGAAGTTGGCCACGTTGATTACCGCGCCGCAGAACACGCGCTTCGCCCAGGTGATTGCCAATCGCGTTTGGCGTCGACTGATCGGGGCTGGTATTGTCGAACTGCCGCACGACTGGGAAGGCAATCCGCCCAGCCACCCAGAATTGCTCGAGTGGCTCGGCAAAGAGCTTGTCGCGCATAACTACGACGTGAAGCATCTTGCCAAAGTGATCATGACTTCCGAGCTTTATCAGCAGGAAGCGATCGGCGAAAACCTGCATGCCGAACCGGCTCAGCGATTGTTCAACGCGCCGGAACGTCGCCGCATGACGGCCGAACAAATCGTCGATTCATTCTTCACCGCCACTGGGCAAAAGATGGACGTCGAAGAGATGACGCTCGACCCCGACGGTCGTCGCCCGGCACGCAGCCGTAACACGTTCGGCACGCCACATCGCAGTTGGATGTTCGTCAGTCTCTCGAACGAACGCGATCGACCGAGCTTGACGCTGCCAAGGGCCGAAATGGTGATCGAAGTCCTTTCCGCCTTCGGTTGGTCGGCCGAACGACAAGCGCCCAAGACCGATCGCGAAACCGATCCGAACGTTCGCCAACCTGCCGTGATGGCCAATAGCAGCTTGACGATCAATCTGACCAAAGCGGCCCACGATAGCCCGCTTGCCGATCTCGCGGTCGAAGCGAAGTCGGTCGACGCGTTGATCGATTCGGTCTTCCTGCGGTTCCTGAGCCGCTACCCAACCGAGGAAGAACGAACGCTGTTCGCACCGCGTCTGGTCGAAGGTTTCGACAGCCGCTTAGTTCCAGCCGATCAAGTGAAACGTCCGGCACCACTGGAGCGATTGCCCCAAGTGACCTGGTCGAATCACCTTCGCTCGGAAGCGAACACCATTCAAAAGCAACATGCCCAACGCGTTCGCCAAGGCCCAGCGGCCGACGGACGACTGCAGCCCGAGTGGCGTACACGCTACGAAGACTTCGTCTGGAGCGTGGTCAACCTGCGCGAGTTTGTCTGGATGCCCTAG
- a CDS encoding DUF1501 domain-containing protein, whose translation MHTPSLNRRGFLAASAAAAGMAATPALASSDAPRLQGQAEHVISIWLGGGMGQIDTFDPKRKGDPAKKQAGSYYDSIPTAVEGVEVCEHLSRMAGVMDRVTAVRTVHHSVIDEHAAATNWMHVGRPVSGTVVYPSLGSIIAHERGAVSDAAPPYVLIGYPNSSRGPGFLGAQHSYLYLTETGRGPAGLSRPDAISPERQSRREKYLTSLRGVQPSTDDTRLKDYDAAAKLSLKLSGPEFMKSFALDSEPADLRESYGGEFGQRCLLSRRLVERGVRFIEVSHNLNFLNGAGWDVHNRGILDQHKLIQEMDAAVSTLLLDLEEKKLLDKTLVVITTEFGRPPQFDGGGGRGHQGSTFSCVLAGGGLKHCGAYGETDELSRKIVSDPVSVPDFFATIHAAMGIDYAKSLYDGDRPVPITDGGNPIAKLFG comes from the coding sequence ATGCATACTCCTTCCCTCAATCGTCGCGGTTTCCTGGCCGCAAGTGCTGCCGCAGCCGGCATGGCTGCCACCCCGGCGTTGGCTTCCAGCGATGCTCCTCGTTTGCAAGGGCAAGCGGAACATGTCATCTCCATTTGGCTTGGTGGTGGCATGGGGCAGATCGATACGTTCGATCCGAAACGCAAAGGTGACCCTGCCAAAAAGCAAGCGGGCTCCTACTACGATTCCATTCCGACCGCCGTCGAAGGTGTCGAAGTATGCGAGCATCTCTCGCGAATGGCTGGCGTCATGGATCGTGTGACCGCGGTCCGAACGGTCCACCATTCGGTGATCGACGAGCATGCCGCGGCAACCAACTGGATGCATGTCGGTCGCCCGGTGAGTGGGACGGTCGTCTATCCGTCGCTCGGATCGATCATCGCTCACGAGCGTGGCGCCGTCAGCGATGCGGCTCCACCGTACGTGCTGATCGGTTACCCCAACAGTTCGCGCGGCCCTGGCTTTTTGGGCGCCCAGCACAGCTATCTTTACCTCACCGAAACAGGTCGCGGTCCGGCCGGTCTTTCGCGTCCCGACGCCATTTCGCCGGAACGTCAGTCGCGTCGCGAGAAGTACCTGACCAGCCTTCGCGGCGTACAGCCATCGACCGACGATACGCGACTGAAAGATTACGATGCGGCGGCCAAGCTCAGCTTGAAGCTGAGCGGTCCGGAATTCATGAAAAGCTTCGCTCTCGATAGCGAACCGGCCGATCTTCGTGAAAGCTATGGCGGCGAGTTTGGGCAGCGCTGCTTGCTCTCGCGGCGACTGGTCGAACGTGGTGTTCGATTCATCGAAGTTTCTCACAATTTGAACTTCCTCAACGGTGCCGGCTGGGACGTCCACAATCGGGGCATTCTCGATCAGCATAAGTTGATTCAGGAAATGGACGCTGCCGTATCGACGCTGCTGCTCGACTTGGAAGAGAAGAAGCTGCTCGACAAAACGTTGGTCGTCATCACCACTGAATTCGGGCGTCCGCCTCAATTCGACGGTGGAGGTGGTCGTGGCCATCAAGGCTCGACGTTCTCCTGTGTCTTGGCCGGTGGCGGCTTGAAGCATTGCGGCGCGTATGGCGAGACCGACGAGCTGTCGCGGAAGATTGTCTCCGATCCGGTTTCGGTGCCAGACTTCTTTGCGACGATCCATGCCGCGATGGGAATCGACTACGCCAAGTCGCTGTACGATGGCGACCGTCCGGTACCCATCACCGACGGCGGAAACCCCATCGCCAAGCTGTTCGGCTAA
- a CDS encoding SGNH/GDSL hydrolase family protein encodes MKLFSSLISCGLVMIAAASLLAEPTYEPVSAELVRPREGLGNVLAKLENGETVRVAYLGGSITAANGWRVKTTQWLKDQYPDATIEEIHAAIGGTGSDLGVFRLERDALRHKPDLLFVEFAVNDGGASPDRIWKAMEGIVRQTWAANPKTDICFVYTFRVNYEDPLRNGECPQAASAMEMLADHYGIPSVNFAKKVVELEADDKLIFKADEPVEGKIHFSKDGVHPLDAGHEIYRDVLAAAIQQMADSKPVDHSKKLTEPFVEDHWQAAKMVSLSPSMLSGDWKPLPEDARLQRSFGKRMGQIFEATEPGSKLTFKFKGSTAKLYDLLGPDGGQVIVTVDGKKRDKPTPRFDSYCTYHRIATLTLASNLDPNEVHTVIVEIHPEQPDRQPVAFRLKNPEEELKGEKYQGTNVRASQILVLGDVVE; translated from the coding sequence ATGAAGCTGTTTTCTTCTTTGATCTCTTGCGGCTTGGTAATGATCGCCGCGGCGTCACTTCTCGCCGAGCCGACTTACGAGCCAGTCTCCGCCGAATTGGTTCGTCCGCGTGAAGGTCTGGGTAACGTGTTGGCGAAGCTGGAAAATGGCGAGACGGTTCGCGTCGCTTACTTGGGCGGTTCGATCACGGCCGCCAACGGTTGGCGTGTGAAGACGACGCAGTGGCTCAAGGACCAATACCCCGATGCGACCATCGAAGAAATCCACGCGGCAATCGGCGGCACCGGCAGCGACTTGGGCGTCTTTCGTTTGGAACGAGACGCACTTCGTCACAAGCCGGATTTGTTGTTTGTTGAATTTGCCGTGAACGACGGCGGAGCTTCGCCCGATCGGATTTGGAAGGCGATGGAAGGTATCGTACGGCAAACTTGGGCCGCCAATCCCAAGACCGACATTTGCTTCGTGTACACTTTTCGTGTGAACTACGAAGACCCGCTTCGTAACGGCGAATGCCCCCAAGCCGCTTCGGCCATGGAAATGCTGGCCGATCACTATGGCATTCCTTCGGTGAACTTCGCCAAGAAGGTGGTCGAGCTGGAAGCGGACGACAAGCTGATTTTCAAAGCGGACGAGCCTGTCGAAGGAAAGATTCATTTCTCGAAAGATGGCGTTCACCCGCTCGACGCTGGGCACGAAATTTATCGCGACGTGTTGGCCGCGGCGATCCAGCAGATGGCCGACAGCAAGCCTGTCGATCACAGCAAGAAACTGACCGAGCCATTTGTCGAAGATCATTGGCAAGCGGCCAAGATGGTTTCGCTCTCGCCGAGCATGCTTAGTGGTGACTGGAAGCCGCTGCCGGAAGATGCCCGATTGCAACGATCGTTCGGCAAACGGATGGGGCAGATCTTTGAAGCGACCGAGCCAGGCAGCAAGCTGACGTTCAAGTTCAAGGGCTCGACGGCGAAGCTGTACGATTTGCTCGGTCCTGACGGCGGTCAGGTCATCGTCACCGTCGACGGTAAAAAGCGTGATAAGCCAACGCCGCGGTTCGATAGCTACTGCACTTATCACCGCATCGCCACGTTAACGCTTGCAAGCAACTTAGATCCGAACGAAGTTCACACGGTAATCGTCGAGATTCACCCTGAGCAGCCTGATCGTCAACCGGTTGCGTTTCGCCTGAAGAATCCCGAAGAGGAACTGAAGGGGGAGAAGTACCAAGGAACCAACGTTCGCGCGAGCCAGATCTTGGTGCTCGGTGATGTAGTCGAATAA
- a CDS encoding efflux RND transporter permease subunit: protein MLARFFIDRPIFAWVISIVIVLAGTICVWILPIAQYPEIAPPTVSVTCQYPGASADVVAETVAAPIEQQVVGVENALYMSSQSASDGSYTLTVTFALGTDLDMAQVLVQNRVAQATPLLPDVVKATGVTTKKKSPNILLAVSLFSDTDPETGKPILDNLYLSNYATIQIRDQLASLDGVGDVGILGQQDYSMRVWLNPDALASRSMSAGEVVAALKEQNVQVAAGQIGQPPVPKGQEMQLTMTTLGRLRTPEQFADIVVKTGSDGQITRVSDVGRVELGAKNLNTLCSYDQKPSVGLGIFQLPGSNALDVGERVKRRMEELKERFPPGLKYEIGYDTTPFIEQSVEEVFKTLRDAVILVAIVVLLFLQDWKAVMLPLIDVGVSLIGTFAIMAVMGFTLNNLTLFGLVLAIGIVVDDAIVVLENIERWIGMGYKVRDATIHAMQEITGPIIAITLVLSSVFFPSAFLGGVTGQFFRQFALTIAAAMLISALNAMTMTPARATSIFKDPKPGEDHTHHREALPWWGITILGGILFVWLGGIFLGSSGEHGETKLELWMQAALFIPGALLGFFLAHTINRALAAVFGVFNRAFDWATSVYGRGIASLLRISFVAVVVYVGLIGLTGYGFTVVPGGFIPTQDQGYLILDVQLPDSASRERTDGVMAQVEKICLDTPGILHIVDVSGQSFVQNAVTSNLGGGFIVLDAFSKRNSPDLTAEHIAMELRKKFSQLQDARVSVFEAPPINGLGNAGGFKLMVEDRGDNGYAALQAQADRLASIALDQPGIVVAFSSFRASTPQLYVDIDREKCKSMGVELDAVFEALQVYMGGYYVNDFNRFGRTWQVNVQADSRFRVNAESVRQFKVKSRTGEMVPLGTLCTIEDSVGPMFINRYNNFPAAAINGVNVPIVSTGEVLNIMNELAAEELPASMEAEWTEISFLQEQASQFTSFKDVLQNPISALIGAVILVYLILAAQYESWELPVTIILVVPMCVLAALAGVMIAHMDMNIFVQIGFVVLVGLACKNAILVVEFAKDLMEKENKPLLEATVEASITRLRPIVMTSFAFVLGVAPLLWGHGAGAEMRFALGVAVFSGMLGVTGFGLIFTPVFYYVVMKLLQKEGLSPIHTHQADSEPPPEAT, encoded by the coding sequence GTGCTGGCTCGCTTTTTTATCGACCGCCCCATTTTTGCCTGGGTCATTTCGATCGTCATTGTCTTGGCAGGTACGATCTGCGTTTGGATCTTGCCGATTGCTCAGTACCCTGAAATCGCACCGCCGACGGTTTCGGTGACGTGCCAATATCCAGGAGCAAGTGCCGACGTGGTGGCCGAAACGGTCGCCGCACCGATCGAACAGCAAGTGGTCGGCGTCGAAAACGCCCTCTATATGTCATCGCAGTCGGCCAGCGACGGCAGCTATACGTTGACGGTGACATTCGCCCTGGGCACCGACTTGGACATGGCCCAAGTGTTGGTTCAAAACCGCGTCGCTCAAGCCACGCCGCTGCTTCCCGACGTGGTGAAAGCAACCGGTGTGACGACGAAGAAAAAGTCGCCGAACATCCTTCTTGCGGTGAGCCTGTTTTCCGACACCGATCCCGAAACCGGCAAACCGATCCTCGACAATCTTTACCTCAGCAACTACGCCACGATTCAAATTCGCGACCAGTTGGCCAGTCTGGACGGTGTCGGCGACGTCGGCATCTTGGGCCAGCAAGACTACAGCATGCGTGTCTGGCTAAACCCTGATGCGTTGGCTTCACGCAGCATGTCGGCCGGTGAAGTGGTGGCCGCTCTCAAGGAACAAAACGTTCAAGTCGCGGCTGGACAAATCGGTCAACCTCCTGTACCCAAAGGCCAGGAGATGCAGTTGACGATGACCACACTCGGTCGTCTTCGTACGCCGGAACAGTTCGCGGACATTGTCGTCAAAACTGGTAGCGATGGCCAAATCACACGTGTCAGCGATGTTGGTCGCGTCGAACTGGGCGCGAAGAACCTGAATACGCTGTGTAGCTACGATCAAAAACCTTCGGTCGGGCTAGGGATCTTTCAGCTGCCGGGATCGAACGCTTTGGACGTCGGCGAACGTGTTAAACGTCGCATGGAAGAACTCAAGGAACGTTTTCCGCCGGGCCTGAAATACGAAATCGGTTACGACACCACTCCTTTCATCGAGCAATCGGTCGAGGAAGTGTTCAAAACGCTACGCGATGCGGTGATTCTCGTCGCGATCGTGGTGCTCTTGTTCCTGCAAGACTGGAAAGCGGTGATGCTGCCGCTGATTGACGTCGGCGTTTCGCTTATCGGTACGTTTGCCATTATGGCGGTGATGGGTTTCACGCTGAATAACCTGACGCTGTTTGGCTTAGTGCTTGCCATTGGGATTGTGGTGGACGATGCGATCGTGGTGCTCGAGAACATCGAGCGTTGGATCGGCATGGGGTACAAAGTGCGCGATGCGACCATTCATGCGATGCAGGAAATTACCGGGCCGATTATCGCGATCACCCTCGTGCTGAGTAGTGTGTTCTTTCCGAGTGCGTTCCTGGGGGGCGTCACCGGACAGTTCTTCCGACAGTTCGCGCTGACGATTGCCGCGGCGATGTTGATCTCTGCGTTGAACGCCATGACGATGACCCCGGCTCGTGCGACTTCGATCTTTAAGGACCCGAAGCCAGGCGAAGACCATACGCATCATCGCGAAGCACTTCCTTGGTGGGGCATCACCATCTTGGGCGGCATTTTGTTTGTATGGCTCGGAGGTATCTTCCTCGGCAGCTCCGGCGAACATGGCGAAACTAAGCTCGAACTTTGGATGCAAGCCGCGTTGTTCATTCCTGGGGCACTGCTTGGCTTCTTTCTCGCTCACACAATCAACCGTGCGTTGGCGGCCGTGTTTGGCGTTTTCAATCGAGCCTTCGACTGGGCCACTTCGGTTTACGGTCGAGGGATCGCTTCGCTGCTGCGTATCAGCTTTGTCGCGGTGGTGGTCTACGTTGGTTTGATCGGGCTAACAGGGTATGGATTTACCGTTGTTCCTGGTGGTTTTATTCCGACCCAAGACCAAGGCTATTTGATCCTGGACGTTCAACTGCCAGACTCCGCTTCGCGTGAACGTACCGACGGTGTCATGGCTCAAGTGGAAAAGATCTGTCTCGACACGCCTGGCATTTTGCACATCGTCGATGTCTCAGGTCAGTCGTTCGTCCAAAACGCAGTGACGTCGAACTTGGGTGGTGGCTTTATCGTGCTCGATGCTTTCTCCAAGCGAAACAGCCCCGATCTGACGGCCGAACACATCGCCATGGAACTGCGGAAGAAATTCAGTCAGCTCCAAGACGCGCGTGTTTCGGTATTCGAGGCTCCGCCGATCAATGGTTTGGGGAACGCTGGTGGTTTCAAACTGATGGTCGAAGACCGCGGCGATAACGGCTACGCGGCGTTGCAAGCTCAAGCCGATCGCCTGGCGAGTATCGCGCTGGATCAGCCTGGCATTGTGGTCGCTTTCAGCAGTTTCCGAGCCAGTACTCCGCAGCTTTACGTCGACATCGATCGCGAGAAGTGCAAGAGCATGGGCGTGGAATTGGATGCCGTCTTCGAGGCCCTCCAGGTCTACATGGGTGGTTATTACGTGAACGACTTCAACCGCTTCGGACGAACCTGGCAGGTGAACGTTCAAGCCGATTCCCGGTTCCGTGTGAATGCGGAAAGCGTTCGTCAGTTCAAAGTGAAAAGTCGTACCGGCGAAATGGTTCCGCTCGGCACGCTTTGTACCATTGAAGACAGCGTCGGGCCGATGTTCATCAACCGCTATAACAACTTCCCCGCCGCGGCGATCAACGGTGTGAACGTGCCGATCGTCAGTACCGGGGAAGTGCTGAACATCATGAACGAGCTCGCTGCCGAGGAACTTCCGGCGTCGATGGAAGCGGAGTGGACTGAAATCTCGTTCCTGCAGGAACAAGCCAGCCAGTTCACTTCGTTCAAGGATGTGCTGCAAAACCCGATCTCGGCTCTGATCGGGGCAGTCATTCTGGTTTACCTGATCCTTGCGGCTCAGTACGAAAGCTGGGAGCTCCCAGTCACCATTATTCTCGTCGTGCCGATGTGCGTTCTGGCGGCGTTGGCCGGGGTGATGATTGCCCACATGGACATGAACATCTTCGTGCAGATCGGGTTTGTGGTGCTTGTGGGGTTAGCGTGTAAAAATGCGATTCTGGTGGTCGAGTTCGCCAAGGACTTGATGGAAAAGGAAAACAAACCGCTGCTTGAAGCGACCGTCGAAGCCTCGATCACGCGTCTGCGTCCGATCGTGATGACCAGCTTCGCGTTCGTGCTCGGCGTCGCTCCACTGCTATGGGGTCACGGGGCCGGGGCAGAAATGCGATTCGCACTCGGCGTGGCCGTTTTCAGCGGGATGCTCGGCGTGACCGGCTTCGGTCTGATCTTCACCCCGGTGTTCTACTACGTCGTGATGAAGCTGCTGCAGAAGGAAGGGCTTTCGCCGATTCATACCCACCAGGCCGATTCCGAGCCTCCCCCAGAGGCCACGTGA
- a CDS encoding DUF1559 domain-containing protein → MNHVSMNSPRRGFTLVELLVVIAIIGILIALLLPAVQQAREAARRMQCSNNLKQMGLACHNYMDTSQGAFPPGSYYKLQSGQWDKHGWAVAILPFIEQNALYDAYDFSVAPLAAFHEDIRRTVIDGYICPSYNGPSTSESSSLFKDGALLTYQGVAGVYYNDSTLDQNLPGNAGNGMITSNGAFRINGERRAAEIVDGLSNTIMIGDYIHADRTGANSGKPGNVRCWIMGTTDVAKGALYNVKIIYEDTINSRRDRNDGIAFNHLPFSSQHPGGANFVAADGSVHFLPETINFDVYRAVATINGSEANSIP, encoded by the coding sequence ATGAATCATGTTTCCATGAATTCCCCGCGTCGTGGTTTCACGCTCGTGGAGTTGCTCGTCGTGATCGCGATCATTGGTATTTTGATCGCGCTGTTGTTGCCAGCGGTCCAGCAAGCGCGTGAAGCGGCTCGCCGGATGCAGTGCTCGAACAATCTCAAGCAAATGGGGCTCGCGTGCCATAACTATATGGACACCAGCCAAGGCGCCTTTCCGCCGGGTTCGTATTACAAGCTGCAGTCTGGCCAATGGGACAAGCATGGCTGGGCCGTCGCCATTTTGCCGTTCATTGAGCAAAACGCGTTGTACGACGCCTACGACTTCTCGGTCGCTCCGCTGGCCGCGTTCCATGAAGACATCCGTCGTACGGTGATCGATGGCTACATCTGCCCCAGCTACAACGGGCCGTCCACAAGCGAATCGAGTTCGCTATTTAAGGATGGAGCTTTGCTGACTTATCAAGGGGTCGCGGGTGTTTACTACAACGACTCCACCCTCGATCAAAACCTGCCAGGCAACGCCGGTAACGGGATGATCACTTCCAACGGTGCGTTCCGAATCAATGGCGAGCGTCGTGCGGCCGAAATTGTGGACGGCTTGAGCAATACCATCATGATCGGTGACTACATCCACGCCGACCGTACCGGAGCCAACAGCGGCAAGCCTGGCAACGTTCGCTGCTGGATCATGGGAACCACCGACGTCGCCAAGGGAGCGTTGTACAACGTGAAAATCATTTACGAAGACACGATCAACTCGCGTCGTGATCGTAACGATGGCATCGCGTTCAATCACTTGCCATTTTCAAGTCAGCACCCTGGCGGCGCTAACTTTGTCGCAGCCGACGGAAGTGTTCACTTCCTGCCAGAGACGATCAACTTCGACGTCTACCGCGCCGTGGCAACCATCAACGGTTCCGAAGCGAACTCGATTCCTTAA